The Rhododendron vialii isolate Sample 1 chromosome 8a, ASM3025357v1 genome has a window encoding:
- the LOC131335463 gene encoding gibberellin 3-beta-dioxygenase 1-like has translation MPSRVSDAFRSHPLHFNHHKHLDFNSLKELPESHAWTTSPLDHYPCTDPINSTTNTTIESVPVIDLNDQNALDQVGHACRTWGVFQVSNHGIKTSLLHEVESAGKRLFSLPIQQKLRAARSPDGISGYGVARISSFFPKLMWSEGFTIFGSPAEQARRLWPHGYSNFCDVIEEYEKEMKQLAGRLMWLILGSLGIAQEDVKWAGPKGDFTGAIQLNSYPACPDPDRAMGLAAHTDSTLLTILYQNNTSGLQVLREGSGWATVQPIPGALVVNVGDLLHILSNGLYPSVLHRAMVNRTQHRLSIAYLYGPPANVLISPLPKLVDPTHPPLYRPVTWVEYLGTKAKHFNKALASVRLCGHFNKALLAGDDH, from the exons atgCCTTCAAGAGTCTCCGATGCCTTTAGAAGCCACCCTCTTCACTTTAACCACCACAAGCATTTGGACTTCAACTCCCTAAAAGAATTACCTGAATCCCATGCATGGACTACTTCTCCACTCGACCACTACCCCTGCACTGACCCTATCAACTCTACTACTAATACTACTATCGAATCAGTGCCTGTTATCGATCTAAATGACCAAAATGCCCTTGACCAAGTGGGCCATGCATGCAGGACATGGGGTGTGTTCCAAGTGTCGAACCACGGAATCAAAACCAGCCTCCTCCACGAGGTTGAATCCGCTGGGAAGAGGCTTTTCTCTCTCCCGATACAGCAGAAGCTCAGGGCCGCCCGATCGCCGGACGGCATCTCCGGATACGGCGTGGCACGGATTTCTTCGTTTTTTCCGAAACTTATGTGGTCCGAAGGGTTCACGATCTTCGGATCGCCGGCCGAACAAGCTCGCCGGCTTTGGCCCCACGGTTACTCCAATTTCTG TGATGTAATTGAGGAATATGAGAAAGAGATGAAGCAGCTAGCAGGGAGGCTGATGTGGCTGATACTTGGGTCATTGGGCATAGCCCAAGAAGATGTCAAATGGGCCGGCCCGAAAGGCGATTTCACAGGGGCCATTCAGCTGAATTCTTACCCGGCATGTCCGGATCCGGACCGGGCCATGGGTCTAGCTGCGCATACGGACTCGACCCTGCTCACCATTCTCTACCAAAACAACACAAGTGGGTTACAAGTCCTTCGGGAGGGATCCGGGTGGGCCACGGTTCAACCCATACCCGGCGCACTTGTGGTCAATGTGGGGGATCTTCTTCATATACTATCAAATGGGTTGTACCCGAGCGTGCTCCATCGGGCCATGGTGAACCGAACCCAACACCGCCTCTCCATCGCCTATCTATATGGGCCGCCCGCCAACGTTCTGATCTCACCTCTTCCAAAACTAGTAGACCCGACCCACCCTCCTCTCTACCGGCCCGTTACATGGGTCGAGTACCTAGGCACCAAGGCAAAGCATTTCAATAAAGCCCTCGCGTCGGTCCGGTTATGTGGGCATTTCAATAAGGCCCTTTTGGCTGGAGATGatcattaa
- the LOC131335464 gene encoding katanin p60 ATPase-containing subunit A1-like yields the protein MAGTSPAGVQDHLKLARDYAIEGLYDTSIIFFDGAIAQINKHLNTLDDPLIRSKWMNVKKALTEEVEVVKQLDAERRAFKDIPLGRRPPSPPISAKSSFVFQPLDEYPTSSGAPMDDPDVWRPPSRDNTSRRPTRAGQAGTRKSPQDGAWARGSTKSGTTGRGAKAGNPSRSNTGVRASAAGKKGTGSGKSGKEDALNGDSEDGKSKRGQYEGPDHDLAEMLERDVLDSTPGVRWDDVAGLTEAKRLLEEAVVLPLWMPEYFQGIRRPWKGVLMFGPPGTGKTLLAKAVATECGTTFFNVSSATLASKWRGESERMVRCLFDLARAYAPSTIFIDEIDSLCNARGASGEHESSRRVKSELLVQVDGVSNTSTNEDGSRKLVMVLAATNFPWDIDEALRRRLEKRIYIPLPNFESRKELIRINLRTVEMSTDVDIDKVARQTEGYSGDDLTNVCRDASLNGMRRKIAGKTRDEIKNMSKEDISKDPVAMCDFEEALKKVQPSVSAADIERHEKWLSEFGSA from the exons ATGGCGGGAACGTCACCTGCTGGCGTTCAAGATCACCTCAAATTGGCTAGAGACTACGCAATTGAAGGCCTCTACGATACCTCCATTATCTTCTTCGATGGCGCCATCGCCCAGATCaacaa GCATTTAAACACGCTTGATGACCCTTTGATTCGATCAAAATGGATGAATGTAAAGAAAGCTCTTACAGAAGAAGTAGAAGTAGTGAAGCAGTTAGATGCAGAGAGAAGGGCTTTCAAGGATATTCCCTTGGGTAGAAGGCCTCCTTCTCCTCCGATTTCTGCAAAATCTTCATTTGTTTTTCAACCATTGGACGAGTACCCGACTTCATCTGGTGCTCCGATGGATGATCCTGATGTATGGAGGCCACCTAGTAGAGATAATACGAGTAGAAGACCTACAAGAGCAGGTCAAGCTGGTACAAGAAAGTCACCTCAAGATGGAGCTTGGGCACGTGGTTCCACAAAATCTGGAACAACCGGTCGTGGAGCAAAGGCTGGTAATCCTAGTAGGTCAAATACAGGAGTCCGAGCTTCAGCTGCTGGAAAGAAAGGCACTGGCTCAGGGAAATCTGGCAAGGAAGACGCACTG AATGGTGATTCTGAAGATGGAAAATCCAAACGCGGACAGTACGAGGGGCCTGATCATGACTTGGCTGAAATGCTTGAAAGGGATGTCTTGGATTCCACTCCTGGTGTGAGGTGGGATGATGTAGCTGGGTTGACTGAAGCAAAAAGGCTTCTAGAGGAAGCTgttgttcttcctttgtggatGCCTGAATATTTCCAG GGAATTAGGAGACCATGGAAAGGCGTTCTTATGTTTGGGCCTCCTGGCACTGGAAAGACACTCTTGGCCAAAGCAGTTGCTACCGAATGTGGCACAACATTCTTCAATGTTTCTTCAGCTACTCTGGCTTCGAAATGGCGTGGGGAGAGTGAGCGTATGGTGCGGTGCTTATTTGATCTCGCACGAGCTTATGCTCCAAGTACAATATTCATTGATGAGATAGATTCTCTCTGCAATGCCCGTGG GGCTTCAGGGGAGCATGAATCTTCCAGGAGAGTGAAGTCTGAACTTCTAGTTCAAGTAGATGGTGTGAGCAATACTTCCACTAATGAAGATGGTAGTCGCAAATTAGTGATGGTTTTGGCTGCTACCAATTTTCCATGGGATATAGATGAGGCGCTGAG GAGGCGATTGGAAAAGCGAATATACATACCACTTCCAAATTTCGAAAGCCGTAAGGAACTTATACGGATCAATTTGAGAACTGTTGAG ATGTCTACTGACGTGGATATCGATAAAGTGGCGCGCCAAACAGAGGGATACAGTGGAGATGATCTCACCAATGTTTGCCGCGATGCCTCTTTAAATGGCATGAGGCGTAAAATAGCGGGGAAGACACGCGATGAGATTAAGAACATGTCTAAGGAGGATATCTCAAAGGATCCAGTCGCCATGTGTGACTTTGAAGAGGCCCTGAAAAAGGTTCAACCCAGTGTTTCTGCTGCTGATATTGAACGGCACGAGAAGTGGCTTTCAGAATTTGGATCTGCATAG